AAATTCCTCTCCCGGTGCTATATATAAGAAGAAAGATGCAGAGGAAGTGATGAATATCAGCAGAGACATCATAGAGATATGTAAAGCACACATATCCAAAATTGAAATTTTGTTTAATAATATCTAACGCACTATAATCTCGATTGGTTGTTCCCTCATCTTTGATGAGGGATTTTTTTATCTTCCGCAGCAGCACCCGTCGAACTCCTTTTGGAACGAGGCCCGGAGGTTTTCGCTGCCCTCGCGCAGGATCAGCAGTGCGATGATGATGGCGGCGGCGGTGTCCGCCCACCAGATTCTGGTCAGGTAATAAATGCCGCTTCCGATCAGCAGAACAACCGACAGCCAGATGCAGGCCAGGGAGCAGACTGCGTCGCTTTTCAGCGCCTGGCTGTCAAGAGCCTTGGCCGCCCTCATCTTGGAAGCATCTAGCCAGAACATGAATGACAGCGAGGCCAGCGAGACAACGATTCCGGGCAACGCGGTCTCGGGATGGACATGGTTGACCAGCCGGAGCACCGAGGTGATCACAATCACCGCGGTCAGCAGCACGAACAGGATGCCGATGCCACGGGTGGCCAGCCGCTCGCGCTCCACGGCTCCCGCTCCGTTCCCGAATTCACGCCGCAGCCGCCACAGGATGATCACGGCGGAAAACACCTCAATAAAGCTGTCAAGCCCGAAGCCCAGCAGGGAAATGCTTTCATCGGAAGTGCCTAAGACGATAGAAACCATTCCCTCAACAATATTGTAGATAATGGTAAACCAGGCCAGATAGCGGGCCGTTTTTACTGGGTCGCTCACGTTCTCCTTGAGGTCATCGCGAGACGGGCTCCTCTTGT
The genomic region above belongs to candidate division TA06 bacterium and contains:
- a CDS encoding cation transporter, giving the protein MVSIVLGTSDESISLLGFGLDSFIEVFSAVIILWRLRREFGNGAGAVERERLATRGIGILFVLLTAVIVITSVLRLVNHVHPETALPGIVVSLASLSFMFWLDASKMRAAKALDSQALKSDAVCSLACIWLSVVLLIGSGIYYLTRIWWADTAAAIIIALLILREGSENLRASFQKEFDGCCCGR